A genomic stretch from Mycobacterium cookii includes:
- a CDS encoding mycofactocin-coupled SDR family oxidoreductase, whose translation MSGSLQGRVAFITGAARGQGRAHAARLAREGADIIALDICGPVSDSISYAAATPEDLAETVRAVEAEGRKALARAVDIRDDAAVRQLVADGVEQFGRLDILIANAGVLSWGRIWELTDEQWDAVVGVNLTGTFHTLRAAIPAMIDAGNGGSIVVVSSSAGLKATPGNGHYSATKHGLVALTNSLAIELSEFGIRVNSIHPYSVDTPMIEPELMMQIFGQHPHFVHSFGPMLLQPNGFMAASEVSDVVAWLAGDGSGTLTGAQIPVDKGVLKY comes from the coding sequence GTGTCGGGATCTTTGCAGGGCCGGGTGGCGTTCATCACCGGGGCCGCGCGCGGCCAGGGGCGGGCGCACGCCGCACGGTTGGCACGCGAGGGCGCGGACATCATCGCACTGGACATCTGCGGGCCGGTGTCCGACAGCATCAGCTATGCCGCGGCCACCCCGGAAGATCTCGCCGAGACCGTTCGGGCGGTGGAAGCCGAGGGCCGAAAGGCGTTGGCCCGCGCGGTCGACATTCGCGACGACGCTGCGGTGCGCCAGTTGGTGGCCGACGGTGTCGAACAATTCGGCCGCCTCGACATCCTGATCGCCAACGCGGGCGTGCTCAGCTGGGGGCGGATCTGGGAGCTCACCGACGAGCAATGGGACGCCGTCGTCGGGGTCAACTTGACCGGCACCTTCCACACCTTGCGCGCGGCGATACCCGCGATGATCGACGCCGGCAACGGCGGCTCCATAGTCGTGGTCAGTTCGTCGGCCGGGCTGAAGGCCACACCGGGCAACGGGCACTACTCGGCCACCAAGCACGGGCTGGTCGCGCTGACCAACTCGTTGGCGATCGAGCTGAGCGAGTTCGGCATCCGGGTCAACTCCATCCACCCCTATTCGGTCGACACGCCCATGATCGAGCCGGAACTGATGATGCAGATATTCGGCCAGCATCCGCACTTCGTCCACAGCTTTGGCCCAATGCTGCTGCAGCCCAACGGATTCATGGCTGCCAGCGAAGTGTCCGACGTGGTGGCGTGGCTCGCAGGCGACGGTTCGGGCACGCTGACCGGCGCGCAGATCCCGGTCGACAAGGGTGTGCTGAAGTACTAG
- the rocD gene encoding ornithine--oxo-acid transaminase encodes MITTADIVAAGHGELTASAIARDELYTAHNYSPLPVVAASAEGAWIVDVEGRRYLDCLAAYSAVNFGHRNPEITATAHAQLDALTLVSRAFHAEPLGRFCAALATLCDKDMVLPMNSGAEAVESAIKVARKWGTDVKGVPPGQANIVVADNNFHGRTISIVSFSSDETARGGFGPFTPGFRSVPFGDAQALADAIDEHTVAVLLEPIQGEAGVIVPPDDYLPAVREFCTARNVLMIADEIQSGLARTGRTFACDHWNVVPDMYLLGKALGGGVVPLSAVVADRDILGVLHPGEHGSTFGGNPFAAAIGSTVVSMLARGEFQSRATRLGARLQWRLRALIGQGVLAVRGRGLWAGVDIDPELGSGKQLSLRLAERGVLVKDTHGSTVRIAPPLVIKATEIDWAVDRFVETLAEMAR; translated from the coding sequence ATGATCACTACTGCCGACATTGTGGCCGCGGGACACGGGGAATTGACCGCCTCGGCGATCGCCCGCGACGAGCTGTACACGGCGCACAACTACTCGCCGCTGCCGGTGGTGGCGGCCAGCGCCGAAGGGGCCTGGATCGTCGACGTCGAAGGGCGCCGCTACCTGGACTGCCTGGCCGCGTACTCAGCGGTGAACTTCGGGCACCGCAATCCCGAGATCACCGCGACCGCGCACGCCCAGCTGGACGCGCTCACGCTCGTGAGCCGGGCTTTCCACGCCGAGCCGCTCGGCCGGTTCTGCGCGGCGCTGGCGACGCTCTGCGACAAGGACATGGTGCTGCCGATGAACAGCGGCGCCGAGGCGGTCGAGAGCGCGATCAAGGTCGCGCGCAAATGGGGCACCGATGTCAAGGGCGTTCCCCCGGGCCAGGCCAATATCGTGGTCGCCGACAACAACTTTCACGGTCGGACCATCAGCATTGTCAGCTTTTCTTCCGACGAGACCGCGCGTGGCGGTTTCGGCCCGTTCACGCCCGGCTTCCGTTCGGTGCCGTTCGGCGACGCCCAGGCGCTGGCCGACGCCATCGACGAGCACACCGTCGCGGTGTTGCTCGAGCCGATCCAGGGCGAGGCCGGTGTGATCGTGCCACCGGACGACTATCTGCCGGCCGTGCGCGAATTCTGCACCGCCCGCAATGTGCTGATGATCGCCGACGAGATCCAGTCGGGCCTGGCCCGCACCGGCCGAACCTTCGCCTGCGATCACTGGAACGTGGTGCCCGACATGTATCTGCTGGGCAAGGCACTGGGCGGCGGCGTCGTGCCGCTGTCCGCCGTGGTGGCCGATCGCGACATCCTCGGAGTGCTACACCCCGGCGAGCACGGCTCGACATTCGGCGGCAACCCGTTTGCCGCGGCGATCGGCAGCACCGTGGTGTCGATGCTGGCTCGTGGCGAATTCCAGAGCCGGGCAACGCGATTGGGAGCACGCCTGCAGTGGCGGCTGCGGGCGTTGATCGGCCAGGGTGTACTCGCGGTACGCGGACGCGGATTATGGGCCGGCGTCGACATCGACCCGGAGCTCGGCAGCGGCAAACAGCTCAGCCTGCGACTCGCCGAGCGCGGCGTGCTGGTCAAGGACACGCACGGATCGACGGTGCGGATCGCTCCCCCGCTGGTGATCAAGGCCACCGAGATCGATTGGGCCGTAGACCGATTCGTTGAGACACTGGCCGAGATGGCCCGCTAG